The Triticum aestivum cultivar Chinese Spring chromosome 3A, IWGSC CS RefSeq v2.1, whole genome shotgun sequence genome includes a region encoding these proteins:
- the LOC123057210 gene encoding ent-copalyl diphosphate synthase AN1, chloroplastic: protein MTASRRRTSCQQHLTAVFLERHLTVVFSWQHHTAIASAGRHRAAAAPSGIAPSPSCGGITPPPSPRGIAPQSSCRRSITPWPPLDMDDAFATPVTTLSCRTQRPPLDVHDTFSTPIITSAESSGLQTNPMKEETQITKQPEKPLYFDDHEVPEVDFLPLIYQVRAMLRSMNDGEISISAYDTAWVALVPRLDGGDGPQFMTSVNWIINNQLPDNSWGDAALFSAYDRMMNTLACVVALTKWSLEPSKCKKGLSFLEDNMWRLTKEDLEPMPVGFEIAFPSLIEAARSLGIEFPYEHNALQSIYYNREVKLNLIPKDLMHNIPTSLLYSLEGMLGLDWQKLLKLKSSDGSFLCSPSATAYALMQTGDNKCFEYISMIVKKFNGGVPNVYPVDLFEHLWAVDRLERLGISRYFEREIEYCMDYVKRYWTEEGICWARNSNVADLDDTSMAFRLLRLHGYDVSPSVFKHFEKDGEFFCLVGQSTQAITGMYNMNRAAQISFPGEDILQHARAFSYKYLREREAQGTVCDKWIISKDLPGEVQYTLDFPWYANLPRLEARTYLDQYGGSDDVWIGKTLYRMPLVNNNTYLELARLDFNSCQVLHQLEWHGLQKWFTRSGLKVFQVAPEDVLRTYFLAVASIFEPSRANERFAWTTVSVLANTISTHIRSNFTRKERMVQFLQHGPHEQNDDPSWLKGNTKDDILASALQQLIDTLAQEALPSREGPNYIHNLLRCAWNEWMIEQIYTDDDKYTKSSVMQQGSCVVNGKQTCLLLVKVIEICAGRTGEVQSMINNVHGARFIQLASSIYDNLHHKQLLSQDTDKKQEIIYRIDEEVEFDMQELARYHLQRCDDTTSNRKTKQTFMDVVKTCYYSANCPQHMVDKHVSRVIFEPISSARRYLTGSCCSYCLEKMREATREKPLME, encoded by the exons ATGACGGCTTCACGCCGCCGTACATCTTGTCAGCAGCATCTCACTGCCGTCTTCTTGGAACGGCATCTCACCGTCGTCTTCTCGTGGCAGCATCACACTGCCATTGCTAGCGCCGGAcggcatcgcgccgccgccgcaccgagcGGCATCGCACCGTCTCCTTCTTGTGGCGGCATCACACCGCCGCCTTCTCCTCGCGGCATCGCACCGCAGTCTTCTTGTCGCCGCAGcatcacgccgtggcctcctcttGACATGGACGACGCCTTCGCGACGCCGGTCACCACGCTGTCTTGCCGCACGCAGCGACCACCTCTTGACGTGCATGACACCTTCTCGACGCCGATCATCACGTCAGCTGAATCTAGCG GGTTACAAACCAATCCAATGAAAGAGGAGACTCAGATCACCAAACAACCAGAGAAACCACTTTACTTTGATGACCATGAA GTTCCAGAAGTAGATTTTCTGCCTCTAATTTATCAAGTAAGGGCAATGCTAAGATCAATGAATGATGGGGAGATCAGCATCTCAGCATACGACACTGCTTGGGTTGCCCTAGTGCCAAGGCTAGATGGTGGCGATGGACCCCAATTCATGACGTCTGTCAATTGGATCATCAACAACCAGCTACCTGACAACTCGTGGGGCGACGCGGCCTTGTTCTCTGCCTACGACCGAATGATGAACACTCTTGCTTGTGTTGTAGCACTAACAAAGTGGTCTCTTGAACCCAGCAAATGCAAGAAAG GACTCTCATTTCTTGAGGACAATATGTGGAGGTTAACGAAAGAAGATCTAGAGCCAATGCCCGTTGGTTTTGAGATTGCATTCCCTTCTCTCATAGAAGCTGCTAGGAGCCTGGGGATTGAATTTCCATATGAACACAATGCTTTGCAAAGCATATATTATAACCGAGAAGTGAAGCTTAATTT GATTCCAAAGGATCTGATGCACAACATTCCGACATCACTTCTATATAGTCTTGAAGGGATGCTTGGATTGGATTGGCAAAAGCTCTTGAAGCTAAAATCCTCTGACGGTTCCTTCTTGTGTTCTCCTTCAGCCACTGCTTATGCTCTTATGCAAACTGGTGACAACAAATGCTTCGAGTATATCAGCATGATAGTCAAGAAATTTAATGGAGGCG TTCCCAATGTTTACCCAGTTGATCTTTTTGAGCACCTCTGGGCCGTTGATCGATTGGAGCGTCTTGGGATCTCACGATACTTTGAACGAGAGATTGAATATTGCATGGATTATGTCAAAAG GTATTGGACAGAAGAAGGGATATGCTGGGCTAGAAATTCAAATGTAGCAGATTTGGATGACACATCTATGGCTTTCCGACTACTACGACTACATGGATATGATGTCTCCCCAA GTGTGTTTAAGCATTTTGAGAAGGATGGGGAGTTTTTTTGTTTAGTGGGACAATCAACTCAGGCAATCACTGGGATGTATAACATGAATAGGGCTGCTCAAATAAGTTTTCCTGGAGAGGATATCTTGCAGCATGCTAGGGCTTTCTCATATAAATATCTTAGAGAAAGAGAAGCCCAAGGCACAGTTTGTGATAAATGGATCATTTCTAAGGATCTACCTGGTGAG GTACAATACACGCTGGACTTTCCTTGGTATGCAAACTTGCCACGTTTAGAAGCAAGAACCTATCTGGATCAATATGGTGGTAGTGATGACGTATGGATCGGAAAGACATTATACAG GATGCCACTTGTGAATAATAATACCTATCTTGAGTTGGCAAGACTTGATTTCAATAGTTGTCAAGTTCTACATCAGCTTGAGTGGCATGGTTTGCAAAA ATGGTTTACTAGGAGCGGGCTCAAGGTTTTTCAGGTGGCGCCAGAAGATGTTTTAAGAACGTATTTTTTAGCCGTTGCTAGCATTTTCGAACCAAGCCGTGCCAATGAGCGATTTGCATGGACCACAGTGTCAGTGCTTGCCAACACTATTTCAACACACATTCGTAGCAACTTTACGAGAAAGGAAAGGATGGTACAATTTTTACAGCATGGCCCCCATGAACAAAATGATGACCCATCATG GCTTAAAGGAAATACAAAAGACGATATTCTTGCAAGTGCACTTCAACAACTTATTGATACTTTAGCACAAGAGGCACTACCTTCGCGCGAAGGACCAAACTACATCCACAATCTCTTACGATGTGCT TGGAATGAATGGATGATCGAACAGATATACACTGATGATGACAAATATACAAAATCTAGTGTTATGCAACAAGGGTCGTGCGTGGTTAACGGAAAACAAACATGTTTGCTTCTTGTTAAAGTTATTGAGATTTGTGCTGGACGAACTGGTGAAGTACAATCCATGATAAACAATGTGCATGGCGCTCGGTTCATTCAACTTGCATCCTCTATTTATGACAATCTTCACCATAAGCAGTTACTTTCTCAG GATACTGATAAAAAGCAGGAAATAATATACCGCATTGATGAGGAAGTTGAGTTTGATATGCAAGAACTTGCCCGATATCATCTCCAGAGGTGCGATGATACAACCAGTAACAGGAAGACAAAGCAAACATTCATGGATGTTGTGAAAACTTGCTACTACTCTGCTAATTGCCCGCAACATATGGTTGATAAGCATGTCTCAAGAGTTATTTTCGAGCCT ATTTCATCGGCTAGGAGATATTTGACTGGAAGTTGTTGTTCCTATTGTCTGGAAAAGATGCGCGAAGCCACTAGGGAAAAGCCGCTCATGGAATGA
- the LOC123059269 gene encoding probable jasmonic acid carboxyl methyltransferase 2, whose amino-acid sequence MDPKQMVHMNQGQEETSYARNSSIQNAAQNRMKPLIEAAIVDVCSNTSTLSCGKVVIMDLGCSSGPNAVALVSIALEATHSHFLQLQQPPPEVCVLLNDLPYNDFNVVVKSLVPLRKMNESVVVTGVVPGSFYERLFPGGSLHLICSSNILNWLSKAPRDLMMNQIPAYDIDEHVRRERLTVVAGAYARQFRKDFTLFLELRAKELVPKGRMIVSLAGRRSDELINESSHVWGTVAQILAIMALEGAIDKAKFDSFYIPAYGPSLEELREIIQEDGSFSVTEMQAHEPTSGMDYACLTPNMIANSLRAIYEPIIDQHFGSSGEVMDEFVRTAEKYLSLQGGSQVKQTKNPIVMLVVSLTKA is encoded by the exons ATGGATCCCAAACAGATGGTGCATATGAATCAAGGACAAGAGGAAACTAGCTATGCTCGCAACTCCAGTATTCAG AATGCTGCGCAGAACAGGATGAAGCCCCTGATAGAAGCGGCAATCGTTGATGTATGCAGCAACACCAGCACCTTGTCGTGCGGAAAGGTGGTGATCATGGACTTGGGCTGCTCCTCTGGTCCAAATGCGGTGGCATTGGTGTCAATCGCCCTTGAGGCCACCCACAGCCACTTTCTTCAGTTGCAGCAGCCACCTCCGGAAGTCTGTGTACTCCTGAATGATCTCCCATACAATGACTTCAACGTGGTGGTGAAGAGCCTGGTTCCGCTCCGTAAAATGAACGAGTCTGTTGTTGTAACTGGTGTTGTACCAGGGTCATTCTACGAGAGGCTCTTCCCTGGTGGATCCTTGCATCTTATCTGCTCATCCAACATCCTTAATTGGCTCTCAAAG GCTCCTCGAGATTTAATGATGAACCAAATCCCGGCGTACGACATCGATGAACATGTCAGGCGTGAAAGACTCACGGTGGTTGCTGGAGCTTATGCAAGACAGTTCAGGAAAGATTTCACACTTTTCTTGGAGCTGAGAGCCAAAGAATTGGTCCCTAAAGGCAGGATGATTGTTTCCCTTGCTGGGAGGCGTTCTGATGAACTCATAAACGAAAGCTCTCACGTCTGGGGAACTGTAGCTCAGATTTTAGCCATCATGGCCTTAGAG GGTGCGATTGACAAAGCAAAGTTTGATTCTTTCTACATACCAGCATATGGGCCTTCCCTTGAAGAGCTGAGGGAAATCATCCAGGAAGATGGTTCCTTCTCAGTCACCGAGATGCAGGCGCACGAGCCTACAAGCGGCATGGACTATGCATGCCTCACCCCAAACATGATTGCGAATAGTTTGAGAGCTATATATGAGCCGATAATAGACCAACATTTTGGATCCTCTGGAGAGGTCATGGATGAGTTTGTGAGGACCGCGGAGAAGTATTTGAGCCTGCAAGGTGGCTCTCAAGTCAAGCAGACCAAAAACCCGATAGTTATGCTGGTTGTATCGCTCACCAAGGCATGA